In the genome of Sardina pilchardus chromosome 14, fSarPil1.1, whole genome shotgun sequence, one region contains:
- the oacyl gene encoding O-acyltransferase like protein — MLLVWSGVTTCLLLLSIAGAFNVSHRCMQDTRMFLLELSKDKPAKYAALMYDAFGKLGSDVRGGNVNRPGSLRECLSVGAPGFRGQHCQVFLKQEEVQYFVGICVPDSCTEADVQTLVVYDMLQSRGESLIPAVPSPLLSDSTLGIYMTQCLSAHRTPPDPSAVISLFVCAVLVSVPLVASLYVALLRLKRQRAVTPSPDMTLTSDPSRYGSLLSNGSPASQADSGSPDDSTTHSDGKASEDSNTKSCFLSCLQSISLQDSSAGVLSTGSGSADSYSSLNGIRILSLLWIISGHNVQLSAWNNLDNDKRWKESVERNPLYVFAFSGPVYLAVDTFLLLGGLLSAKSLLASIQRSEDQLSAGLVTHFLFKRFKRVQPLHLFIVCLAIGLFSVVQRGAFWFIAEDEILNCKKYWWSNLLLVNNLFTTTDICAPWTWYLSIDFQFYITTPILILLYRWNKRVLAAVAVLLMALTCLTSALLTAILHLPVHQPTTLSFESYFQYYYNKPYTRYGPYLVGILAGIYMTTKSGPFVRHRWQAGLGWFSSLSVMMAVVGLAYSLREVPPGPSLPHAIYQGVHRTLWALVVAWIILACEEGYGGFVDRILSLRVWIPLSNISFACYLIHPMLIILYNGKRETAIHYTDLNFFYLFLGHTALTLSLGYLLTVLIEKPYLFLKGSHGKPH, encoded by the exons ATGCTGCTGGTCTGGAGTGGGGTGACCACCTGCCTCCTGTTGCTCTCCATCGCTGGAGCCTTCAATGTCTCTCACAGGTGCATGCAGGACACCCGCATGTTTCTTCTGGAGCTCAGCAAAGACAAACCAGCCAAGTATGCAGCGCTCA tgtATGATGCGTTTGGGAAGCTGGGCAGTGATGTGAGAGGCGGTAACGTGAACAGGCCTGGCTCTCTACGCGAGTGCCTGTCGGTCGGGGCTCCAGGCTTCAGAGGGCAGCACTGCCAGGTCTTCCTCAAGCAG GAGGAAGTTCAGTACTTTGTTGGGATCTGTGTTCCTGACTCATGCACGGAGGCAGATGTGCAGACTCTGGTAGTTTATG ataTGCTACAATCGAGAGGAGAGTCTCTGATACCCGCGGTGCCATCTCCACTTCTGTCGGACTCCACGCTGGGCATCTACATGACCCAGTGCCTCAGTGCCCACAGGACCCCGCCTGACCCCTCCGCTGTCATCAGTCT GTTTGTGTGCGCTGTGCTGGTGAGCGTGCCCTTGGTGGCCAGCCTTTACGTGGCCCTTCTCAGGTTGAAGCGCCAGAGGGCAGTCACTCCCAGCCCTGACATGACCCTCACCTCTGACCCCAGTCGCTATGGCAGCCTGCTCTCCAACGGCTCTCCAGCCAGTCAAGCAGACAGTGGCAGCCCTGATGACAGCACCACACACTCAGACGGCAAAGCCAGTGAGGACAGCAACACAAAGA GTTGCTTCTTGTCCTGCCTGCAGAGCATCTCCCTGCAGGACAGCAGTGCAGGAGTCCTGAGCACGGGCTCAGGCAGCGCCGACAGCTACTCCTCCCTCAACGGCATCCGCATCCTCAGCCTGCTCTGGATCATCTCAGGACACAACGTGCAGCTCAGCGCATGGAACAACCTGG ATAATGATAAGCGCTGGAAAGAGAGTGTGGAGAGGAACcctctgtatgtgtttgcattcaGTGGTCCAGTGTATCTGGCCGTGGACACCTTCCTGCTCCTGGG aggtctATTGAGTGCCAAGTCCCTTTTGGCCTCCATTCAGAGATCAGAGGATCAACTGAGTGCAGGACTTGTGACCCATTTCCTGTTCAAGAGGTTTAAGAG AGTTCAGCCTCTCCACCTGTTCATCGTGTGCCTGGCCATCGGCCTTTTCTCTGTGGTCCAGCGAGGGGCTTTCTGGTTCATCGCTGAGGACGAGATCCTGAACTGTAAGAAGTACTGGTGGTCCAACCTGCTGCTGGTGAACAACCTCTTCACCACCACTGACATA TGTGCACCATGGACCTGGTACCTGTCCATTGACTTTCAGTTCTACATCACCACCCCTATACTCATACTTCTATACAGATG GAACAAGAGGGTGCTTGCAGCTGTGGCGGTCCTTCTCATGGCGCTGACATGCTTGACCAGTGCCCTCCTCACCGCCATCTTGCATCTGCCCGTCCACCAGCCCACCACCCT ATCGTTTGAGAGCTACTTTCAGTATTATTACAACAAACCCTACACTAGATATGGACCCTATCTGGTCGGCATCCTTGCGGGAATCTACATGACAACCAAAAGTGGACCCTTTGTGAGACATCGG TGGCAGGCAGGTCTGGGCtggttctcctctctctctgtgatgatGGCTGTGGTGGGCCTGGCCTATAGCCTGAGGGAAGTTCCCCCAGGACCCTCCCTGCCCCATGCCATCTACCAGGGGGTTCACCGCACCCTGTGGGCCCTGGTGGTGGCCTGGATCATCCTGGCCTGTGAGGAGGGCTATGGAG GGTTTGTGGACAGGATTCTGTCTCTCAGAGTGTGGATCCCTCTGTCCAACATCAGCTTCGCCTGCTATCTCATCCACCCCATGCTCATCATTCTCTACAATGGCAAACGGGAGACGGCCATTCACTACACGGACCTCAACTTT TTCTACCTGTTCCTGGGCCACACTGCGCTGACCCTCTCTCTGGGCTACTTGCTGACCGTTCTGATTGAGAAGCCGTACCTCTTCCTGAAGGGCAGCCATGGGAAGCCTCACTGA